A window of Prolixibacter sp. SD074 contains these coding sequences:
- the lon gene encoding endopeptidase La, producing the protein MSLERTCMERDNQKHKFVFSSLMEDPGEFIPIIADGDESDFKSVEVPESLPVLPLRNAVLFPGVVMPITVGRQKSLKLIRDVYAGDKLLGTVTQKDGKVEEPQTEDLFPVGTMAEILKILEMPDGTTSMIIQGKRRIKIAGITEQLPYMKALVHPYDEYEQNSEGSEFSVVIESLKDLSLKLMKYTGNVPPEAQFAIKNIESPTFLINFICNNVELETHEKQELLEENDIRSRGSQLMGFLVREVQVMELKKDIQRKVKVDLDQQQREYLLNQQIKTIQDELGGNPIEKEIEELKKRGAEMKWDEEMAGFFNKEVEKLTRMNPAAGEYSIQVGYLETLLDLPWNEYTEDNFDLHHAEKVLDDDHYGLEKVKERILEHLAVLKLKGDMKSPILCLYGPPGVGKTSLGKSIARSLGRKYIRMSLGGLHDEAEIRGHRKTYIGAMPGRIIQNLKRAGSANPVFILDEIDKVSQDFHGDPASALLEVLDPEQNSEFHDNYLDVDFDLSRVMFIATANTLSTIQPALRDRMELIDVSGYLVEEKTEIAKRHLVPRQLKNHGMAKGSLTFPKEVLVRIIENYTRESGVRELDKQLAKVVRRVARKIAFGEKYNKKLKVEDVKEYLGVPIYVRETYEGNEFAGVVTGLAWTAVGGEILYVETSLSKGKGRFTLTGNLGEVMKESATIALEYLRSHAPDLGLTSQSFEKWDVHVHVPEGAIPKDGPSAGITMATSLASAFTQRKVKRNLAMTGEITLRGKVLPVGGIKEKILAAKRAGIKEIIISRQNEKDLEEIKPIYIKGLKFHFVETVMDVLEIALLKQKVNSPLRIR; encoded by the coding sequence ATGTCATTAGAGAGAACATGCATGGAACGAGATAATCAAAAACATAAGTTCGTATTTAGCAGTTTGATGGAGGACCCCGGGGAATTTATTCCGATTATTGCTGATGGCGACGAGTCAGATTTTAAATCGGTTGAAGTGCCGGAAAGTCTGCCAGTATTGCCGCTTCGGAATGCTGTTTTGTTTCCCGGTGTGGTGATGCCGATAACCGTGGGCCGACAAAAATCGCTGAAGCTCATCCGCGATGTGTATGCCGGTGATAAATTGCTGGGAACGGTTACCCAGAAGGATGGTAAAGTTGAAGAGCCGCAGACAGAAGATCTTTTCCCGGTTGGAACAATGGCCGAAATCCTGAAAATATTGGAAATGCCTGATGGTACGACTTCCATGATTATTCAGGGAAAGCGGAGAATTAAGATTGCAGGAATAACAGAACAGCTGCCTTACATGAAGGCGCTTGTTCACCCTTACGACGAATATGAGCAGAACAGCGAAGGCTCAGAATTTAGTGTAGTGATAGAATCATTAAAGGATTTGTCACTCAAGTTGATGAAATATACCGGTAATGTTCCGCCGGAAGCGCAGTTTGCCATCAAGAACATCGAGAGTCCGACTTTCCTCATCAACTTCATTTGTAACAATGTTGAGCTTGAAACACACGAGAAACAAGAGTTGCTGGAAGAAAACGATATTCGCAGCCGCGGAAGCCAGCTGATGGGATTTCTTGTTCGTGAGGTCCAGGTGATGGAGTTGAAAAAAGATATCCAGCGCAAAGTAAAGGTCGACTTGGATCAGCAGCAGCGTGAATATCTTCTTAACCAGCAAATAAAAACTATTCAGGATGAACTTGGCGGAAATCCCATTGAGAAGGAGATTGAGGAGCTGAAGAAACGGGGCGCCGAAATGAAGTGGGATGAAGAGATGGCAGGCTTTTTCAATAAGGAAGTGGAAAAGCTGACCCGGATGAACCCCGCTGCCGGAGAATATTCCATCCAGGTGGGCTATCTTGAAACCTTGCTTGATCTTCCGTGGAATGAATACACTGAAGATAATTTCGATTTGCATCATGCCGAAAAAGTGCTGGATGATGACCATTATGGTTTGGAGAAAGTGAAGGAGCGTATCCTGGAGCATTTGGCGGTACTAAAGTTAAAGGGCGATATGAAGTCACCCATTCTCTGTTTGTACGGACCTCCCGGAGTGGGTAAAACTTCACTGGGTAAATCCATCGCCCGGTCGCTGGGAAGAAAATACATCCGGATGAGCCTGGGCGGTCTGCACGATGAGGCGGAGATTCGCGGACACCGAAAAACGTATATTGGCGCAATGCCAGGCCGTATTATCCAGAATCTGAAAAGGGCGGGTTCTGCCAATCCAGTTTTTATCCTTGACGAGATCGATAAGGTCTCACAGGATTTTCATGGCGATCCGGCTTCAGCACTGCTGGAGGTGTTGGATCCCGAACAGAATTCGGAATTTCACGATAACTACCTGGATGTCGACTTCGACCTTTCGCGTGTTATGTTTATTGCTACCGCGAATACATTGAGCACGATACAACCGGCACTTCGCGACCGGATGGAATTGATAGATGTAAGTGGTTACCTGGTTGAGGAGAAGACTGAAATTGCCAAGCGGCACCTTGTTCCCCGTCAGTTGAAGAATCATGGAATGGCCAAGGGAAGCCTGACTTTCCCCAAAGAAGTTTTGGTCCGCATCATCGAGAATTATACACGCGAGTCGGGCGTTCGTGAACTCGATAAGCAATTGGCCAAGGTGGTTCGTCGTGTAGCACGGAAAATAGCTTTTGGCGAGAAATATAACAAGAAACTCAAAGTTGAGGATGTCAAGGAATACCTGGGCGTTCCGATTTATGTCCGTGAGACTTACGAAGGGAATGAGTTTGCCGGTGTGGTAACTGGTTTGGCCTGGACCGCTGTTGGTGGAGAAATTCTCTATGTTGAAACCAGTCTAAGTAAAGGGAAAGGCCGTTTCACGTTAACCGGAAATCTCGGTGAGGTGATGAAGGAGTCGGCTACCATTGCGCTGGAATATCTTCGTTCCCACGCTCCGGATCTAGGCCTGACTTCACAGTCATTTGAAAAATGGGATGTCCATGTTCACGTTCCGGAAGGCGCCATTCCTAAAGATGGGCCATCGGCCGGAATCACCATGGCCACTTCGTTGGCTTCGGCATTTACACAACGGAAAGTAAAACGTAACCTGGCGATGACCGGAGAGATTACCTTACGGGGAAAAGTATTGCCGGTAGGAGGAATAAAGGAAAAAATACTGGCGGCCAAAAGGGCGGGTATAAAGGAGATTATTATTTCGCGGCAGAATGAAAAGGATCTGGAAGAGATTAAACCCATTTACATTAAGGGATTAAAATTTCATTTTGTTGAAACGGTAATGGATGTTCTGGAAATTGCCTTGCTGAAACAAAAGGTAAATAGTCCATTAAGGATTAGATAG
- a CDS encoding AI-2E family transporter: MNQRTRNVILFVGISILIFLLFYFRNIVAYILIAGVLSLIGRPIMKGIQRIPFGKKHLGKISSALITLLLMLAVTIGFLAALIPLVAMEIKDLSAIDITSVMDYLDVAFTHLSNKIPHFIRYSGADSGMQDYIQGELANMLNFGQVTNLFSSVAGTLGNLFLMFFSVSFILFFFLKEELLFSHIILVFVPLRYEGKARHVMTSINHLLKRYFIGIIFEVLGVMTLDTIGFSIIGLGFNHGLVVAVFAGVMNVIPYIGPWIGGAFGVLVAIATHLDDSFPDVALPLILLVLLVVVIVQVIDNVVFQPVIYSNSVRAHPLEIFLVILMAGSFAGIAGMILAIPVYTVLRVIAHEFLSQFRLVRELTSKMTDD; encoded by the coding sequence ATGAACCAGCGCACCCGCAATGTCATCCTGTTTGTCGGGATTAGTATCCTGATATTTCTGTTATTTTATTTCAGAAATATTGTAGCTTATATCCTCATTGCCGGGGTGCTTTCGCTTATTGGAAGACCAATAATGAAGGGAATCCAGCGCATTCCGTTTGGGAAAAAGCATCTCGGGAAAATTTCCAGTGCCCTGATTACACTACTGCTTATGTTGGCGGTAACCATTGGTTTTTTAGCTGCATTAATTCCACTGGTAGCGATGGAAATAAAGGATTTATCTGCCATTGATATTACCTCGGTGATGGATTATCTAGATGTGGCTTTCACCCATTTGTCTAATAAAATACCACATTTTATTAGATACAGCGGCGCCGATTCAGGAATGCAGGATTATATTCAGGGAGAGCTGGCAAATATGCTGAACTTCGGGCAGGTGACCAACCTGTTCTCCTCTGTAGCCGGGACATTAGGAAATCTGTTTCTCATGTTTTTTTCCGTGTCTTTTATTCTGTTTTTCTTTTTAAAAGAAGAACTCTTATTCAGCCACATTATTCTTGTTTTTGTCCCGCTGAGATATGAGGGAAAAGCCAGGCATGTCATGACCTCCATTAATCATCTTCTGAAGCGATATTTTATTGGAATAATCTTCGAGGTATTAGGCGTTATGACATTGGACACCATTGGATTTTCCATTATTGGTCTGGGGTTCAATCACGGATTGGTCGTGGCCGTTTTTGCCGGGGTCATGAATGTTATCCCCTATATTGGACCATGGATTGGAGGAGCTTTCGGTGTCCTGGTCGCTATTGCAACACACCTCGACGACAGTTTCCCGGATGTGGCTTTACCGCTGATATTGCTGGTGCTGTTGGTGGTGGTTATTGTTCAGGTAATCGATAACGTGGTATTTCAGCCGGTTATCTATTCCAACAGTGTCAGGGCACATCCGCTGGAGATCTTCCTGGTGATACTGATGGCGGGAAGTTTTGCAGGAATTGCCGGAATGATATTGGCTATCCCGGTTTATACCGTTCTTCGCGTTATTGCCCACGAGTTCCTTTCGCAGTTCCGGTTGGTACGCGAACTTACCTCTAAAATGACAGATGATTAG
- a CDS encoding DUF4492 domain-containing protein, with translation MKILKKIAHFYYEGFRQMTWGKSLWVIILIKLFVMFFVLKLFFFPDLLKQNFKTDKERGDYVIENLTNIK, from the coding sequence ATGAAAATTTTGAAGAAAATCGCCCACTTTTATTATGAAGGCTTCAGGCAGATGACATGGGGGAAAAGTCTCTGGGTAATCATTTTAATAAAACTTTTTGTGATGTTTTTTGTGCTCAAGCTGTTTTTCTTCCCCGATTTGCTCAAGCAGAATTTTAAGACGGATAAGGAACGGGGAGATTACGTTATTGAGAATCTGACCAATATCAAATAA